In Alphaproteobacteria bacterium, a genomic segment contains:
- a CDS encoding RNA methyltransferase translates to MAAIRNENRRILQILASDGPAAEVRRAISGASARDLPDVAPLDLRSLPPGVAETAVHQGLLAQVQPLPEADPRILADPHTTRVVALDQVTDPQNVGAILRNCAVFGVDAVIAPRHHTPRESGALAKAASGALEIVPILRVANLARALEQAKKDGFFVVGLDGDATNQFGDYAPLGRCVLVAGAEGRGLRRLVGEYCDATVALPVDARARAAGVDSLNVAAAIAVALHELVRHQ, encoded by the coding sequence ATGGCGGCGATCCGGAACGAGAACCGCAGAATTCTGCAGATCCTAGCCTCGGATGGACCCGCCGCAGAGGTTCGCCGAGCAATTTCCGGTGCTTCGGCGCGCGATCTCCCCGACGTCGCACCCCTTGATCTGCGATCCCTGCCTCCCGGTGTCGCCGAAACGGCCGTGCACCAAGGGCTCCTCGCGCAGGTTCAGCCGCTCCCGGAAGCCGACCCACGGATCCTCGCCGATCCCCATACGACGCGGGTCGTGGCCCTCGACCAGGTGACCGATCCCCAAAATGTTGGGGCAATCTTGAGGAATTGCGCGGTTTTTGGGGTCGATGCGGTTATCGCCCCGCGGCACCACACCCCGCGCGAATCTGGCGCCTTGGCCAAGGCCGCCTCCGGCGCCCTCGAAATCGTCCCGATCCTTCGGGTCGCGAACCTTGCCCGCGCCTTGGAGCAAGCCAAAAAGGACGGATTCTTCGTTGTTGGGCTGGACGGCGACGCGACAAACCAGTTTGGCGACTATGCCCCGCTGGGCCGTTGTGTTCTGGTGGCCGGCGCCGAGGGTCGGGGACTGCGCCGGCTGGTGGGCGAGTATTGCGACGCCACGGTCGCCCTCCCGGTCGATGCCCGCGCGCGCGCCGCGGGTGTCGATAGTTTGAACGTAGCTGCAGCGATCGCGGTCGCACTCCATGAGCTTGTTCGCCACCAATGA